The following coding sequences lie in one Rutidosis leptorrhynchoides isolate AG116_Rl617_1_P2 chromosome 6, CSIRO_AGI_Rlap_v1, whole genome shotgun sequence genomic window:
- the LOC139854197 gene encoding uncharacterized protein codes for MDCERINQEEVRSALCKMGRNKAVGPDQIPIEAWRCLSDDGVRWLNCIFNKTFRSSKMPMEWRLSETISIYKNKGDAQVCENQFGFMPGRSSIEAIHIIRNLMERYRENQKNLEMVFLDLEKAYDCVPRKLIWKTLYDRSI; via the exons ATGGATTGTGAGAGGATCAACCAAGAGGAAGTAAGATCGGCACTATGTAAGATGGGGAGAAATAAAGCTGTGGGACCGGACCAGATCCCCATTGAGGCGTGGCGGTGCCTTAGTGACGATGGTGTTAGGTGGTTGAATTGCATTTTCAACAAGACATTTCGAAGCTCTaaaatgcctatggaatggagactgaGCGAGACTATTTCCATCTATAAGAACAAGGGGGATGCTCAAGTTTGCg agaaccaatttggtttcatgccagggcgctcttcgATAGAGGCAATTCATATTATTAGGAACCTTATGGAGAGGTATAGAGAAAATCAAAAGAACTTAGAGATGGTTTTCTTAGACCTGGAAAAGGCTTACGATTGCGTCCCACGAAAATTAATCTGGAAGACCCTATATGATAGAAGTATCTAG